AGAACTCTACCTGCGCGGCCCGGGGAAAGCGTGCAGCACTGCCGGGCACCGGGACGCTCCGGAGATGCGGAACGCCCCGCCCGCTGCGAGCAGCGGACAGGGCGTTCCAGGAGCGAGCGATCAGCGCGAGTAGTGCTCGACGACGAGCTGGACCTCGCACGTCACGGGGACCTCGGCGCGCTTCGGGCGACGCACGAGCGTGAACGAGAGCTTCTCGAGCTGGACGTCCAGGTAGGCCGGGACGGCCGGGAGGACGTCGCGGTGGGCGCCGGCAGCGGCGACCTGGAACGGCGTGGTGGCCTGGCTCTTCGGCTTGACCTGGACCGTCTGGCCCGGCTTCACCTTGAACGAGGGGCGGTCGACGATCTTGCCGTCGACGAGGATGTGGCGGTGCACGACGGCCTGGCGTGCCTGGAGGATCGTGCGGGCGAAGCCGGCACGGAGCACGAGCGCGTCGAGGCGGGTCTCGAGGATCTCGACGAGGGCCTCACCGGTCAGACCGGCGTCCTTGCGAGCCTCCTCGAACGCACGGGCCATCTGCTTCTCGCGGAGGCCGTACTGGGCGCGCAGACGCTGCTTCTCGCGAAGACGGACCGCGTAGTCGGACTCGGTGCGGCGACGGGCGCGGCCGTGCTCACCGGGCGGGTAGGGACGCTTCTCGAAGTGCTTGACGGCCTTCGGGGTGAGCGCGATGCCGAGGGCACGGCTCAGACGCACCTGGCGGCGCGAACGGGTCACAGAGGACACGGCTTTTCCATCCTGTCGTTCGATGTTCTGACGTCACACCCGCTCCTCGTGGAGGTGCGGGCGTGGGACCAGCCGGAGCGCCGCAGCCACCCGTCGAGGGCGGTGTGCGAGCGAACGGGGCCGAGGTCCCAGGTGTGCCACAGCGGGCAACCTGTCTATCGTACCCGATCTTGCGCGAGGATCGTGCGGACCTTCTCGAGACGCTCGCTGACCTGCCGCTCGTACCCGCGGTCGGAGGGCTCGTAGTACCGCCTCCCCTCGAGCGAGTCAGGAAGGTAGCGCTGCGCCGCGACGGCGTGCGGCTCGTCGTGCGAGTACACGTAGCCGACGCCGTGGCCGAGCCCCTCCGCACCCTTGTAGTGCGCATCGCGCAGGTGAGCAGGGACCGGCCCGGCCTTGCCGGCCCGCACGTCAGCGAGCGCCGCGCCGATCGCGGTGTAGGCGGCGTTCGACTTCGGCGCGGTCGCGAGGTGCACCACGGCCTCGGCGAGGACGAGCGCCCCCTCGGGCATGCCGATCATCTGCACCGCCTGGGCGGCGGCCACCGCCGTCTGCAGGGCGCTCGGGTCGGCCATGCCGACGTCCTCGGACGCGGAGATGATGATCCGGCGGGCGATGAAGCGCGGGTCCTCCCCCGCCGCGATCATCCGCGCCAGGTAGTGGAGCGCGGCGTCGACGTCCGACCCGCGCACGGACTTGATGA
This genomic window from Flavimobilis soli contains:
- the rpsD gene encoding 30S ribosomal protein S4, which encodes MSSVTRSRRQVRLSRALGIALTPKAVKHFEKRPYPPGEHGRARRRTESDYAVRLREKQRLRAQYGLREKQMARAFEEARKDAGLTGEALVEILETRLDALVLRAGFARTILQARQAVVHRHILVDGKIVDRPSFKVKPGQTVQVKPKSQATTPFQVAAAGAHRDVLPAVPAYLDVQLEKLSFTLVRRPKRAEVPVTCEVQLVVEHYSR